One window of Colias croceus chromosome 6, ilColCroc2.1 genomic DNA carries:
- the LOC123692781 gene encoding juvenile hormone esterase-like, producing the protein MAGAKIIAILAFCIAVVVCYRSKDKQQKPIVTLREGKIRGTIGTIYDGSSYYSFKGIPYAEAPVGEHRFESDSLPPKPWNGIRDASQHGPVCTQYDFTISQYIEGSEQCLFVNIYTKSLKPEAKIPVMVFIHGGSYMSGSGNSDTFSPDLLLEHNVILATINYRLELLGFLSVDTPDVPGSGGIKDTVKALRWIKENIAKFGGDPDNITIFGESSGGSSVTYLMLSPTARGLFNKVIAQSGTCFEDWAQARGMKERAFRAAKLLGKDTNDVGELLHFLRGLPALNLTNLTEKTMTEEEIYRGFPEQFIPVLEKHYKNVQAFIDEDPVQKMVNGKVSNKVPIMLGYNSGEGISVISEEIKKLDVKNNNVTYFVPRQIVEAVSKEKALEFGDRIQKFYAGDRSISKENPDIVRDILTDTNFAYNTHRFAYLYSKLNAPVYMYKFNYETDLNIIKRYSSYKDLPGVSHADDLFYLFYNNLNKEAYDNQPKLRDIAYEVTKLWTDFAKYGNPTPDGSLGVNWLPYTPAGKEYFNIQDKYSVGRFADQRRMEFWDQIYKEAGLPHIGQ; encoded by the exons ATGGCGGGCGCAAAAATAATCGCCATTTTGGCGTTTTGTATTGCAGTTGTAGTGTGCTATCGCAGTAAGGACAAAcag caaAAGCCTATAGTGACATTAAGAGAGGGTAAAATCAGAGGCACAATCGGGACCATATATGACGGCTCATCATATTATAGTTTCAAAGGTATACCATACGCCGAAGCGCCGGTTGGAGAACACAGGTTTGAA tcTGACTCATTACCACCAAAACCATGGAATGGCATCCGGGATGCCTCTCAACATGGTCCTGTGTGCACCCAATATGACTTTACCATCTCACAATACATAGAAGGCAGTGAACAATGTCTATTTGTCAACATATACACAAAGTCTTTGAAACCAGAAGCCAAAATACCAGTAATGGTATTCATTCACGGTGGTTCCTATATGTCAGGATCCGGTAATTCAGACACGTTTTCTCCAGATCTCTTACTGGAACATAACGTGATTCTAGCCACTATTAACTATAGACTGGAGTTACTAGGATTCCTTTCTGTTGACACCCCAGATGTACCAGGAAGCGGGGGTATAAAGGACACAGTAAAGGCGCTGAGATGGATCAAAGAGAACATCGCTAAATTTGGCGGTGATCCAGATAACATTACTATATTTGGAGAAAGTTCAGGCGGGTCCTCCGTTACGTATCTTATGCTGTCTCCAACAGCCAGGGGATTGTTTAATAAAGTCATCGCTCAGAGCGGTACATGCTTCGAAGACTGGGCTCAAGCTAGAGGAATGAAAGAGAGAGCTTTTAGAGCAGCCAAACTATTGGGCAAGGATACAAATGATGTTGGAGAATTGTTACACTTCTTGAGAGGCTTACCAGCTCTTAATCTAACTAACCTTACTGAAAAAACAATGACGGAGGAAGAGATATATCGAGGCTTCCCTGAACAATTCATCCCTGTTcttgaaaaacattataaaaatgttcaagCATTTATAGACGAAGATCCAGTACAGAAAATGGTCAATGGAAAAGTGTCAAATAAAGTACCGATAATGTTGGGTTACAATTCCGGCGAGGGCATATCAGTTATAtctgaagaaataaaaaaactagacgttaaaaataacaatgtaacATATTTCGTGCCAAGGCAAATCGTTGAAGCTGTCTCAAAGGAAAAAGCTTTAGAATTTGGTGACAGGATTCAGAAATTCTATGCAGGAGATAGAAGCATATCAAAAGAAAACCCTGATATAGTCCGTGATATTTTAACGGATACAAATTTCGCGTACAACACACACAGATTTGCTTATCTCTATAGCAAATTGAACGCTCCAGTATACATGTATAAATTCAACTATGAAACCGACTTAAATATAATCAAGAGATACTCCTCTTACAAAGACTTGCCAGGAGTTAGTCATGCTGATGACTTGTTCTATCTCTTTTATAATAACCTTAACAAGGAGGCATATGACAACCAACCGAAGCTGAGAGATATTGCGTATGAAGTGACCAAGCTATGGACTGATTTTGCTAAATATGG TAACCCTACTCCCGATGGCAGTCTGGGAGTAAACTGGCTGCCGTACACGCCAGCAGGCAAGGAATACTTCAACATACAAGACAAATACTCCGTCGGGAGGTTCGCGGATCAGCGGCGAATGGAGTTCTGGGACCAGATCTACAAAGAGGCCGGTCTGCCGCATATTGGACAATAA
- the LOC123692782 gene encoding cytochrome P450 6B5-like, with translation MYNMIVLLLAFIITVLCFIYLTGRYNEFYWKRRNVAFYKKNKVMGVFWGFLTKDKAIFENLWEVYKEHPNEPAIGLGSILTPTLYVTHPKNVQHVLITDFNSFNHRGLDVNKDDLLADNILFMDGNRWKLMRQHMTPLFTTTKLKSMYYIIDKSAIDFVTHLKENAVLLKGDAFNTISSFCCAAIGAAVFGVGTKSIFDSPFLQMSQNAFKSSFKLNLKFSLGHLCNPLFNLLGISMFKDFEDLIINAIKRVIREREADNVKRHDFADVCVSLKNAGTMVDKDSNEQLEPTDELLAAQAFFFYTAGVEPIATVIFNSLLELGRHPEYLAKVHNEIDEAFKLHGSMNYDAIGSMKVLDMVVNESMRIHTPVGYVTRKCVKDTVLPIGNIKIDKGTKIFVPIFELHHDAKYYPDPEVFDPERFSAENKHKIADITYLPFGRGNRVCLGARYGILQLKAGLVHLLRNFTVKTIILEEGMKYSQQQFQVRLSNFDLEFIPRNNA, from the coding sequence ATGTATAACATGATCGTGTTACTgcttgcatttataataacagttttatgttttatttatcttactGGAAGATACAATGAATTCTATTGGAAAAGGAGAAATGTCGCGTTTTACAAGAAGAATAAAGTTATGGGAGTGTTTTGGGGCTTTCTAACAAAGGACAAAGCAATTTTCGAAAACTTATGGGAAGTTTACAAGGAGCATCCTAATGAACCCGCTATTGGCCTCGGATCTATTCTAACACCTACTTTATACGTAACTCATCCAAAGAATGTTCAACATGTGTTGATTACGGATTTCAACTCCTTTAACCACAGAGGACTGGATGTCAACAAAGATGACCTATTAGCGGATAATATCCTTTTCATGGACGGAAATCGCTGGAAGCTAATGCGTCAACATATGACTCCCCTTTTCACGACAACAAAGCTGAAGTCCATGTACTATATAATTGATAAAAGTGCCATAGATTTTGTAACacatttgaaagaaaatgcaGTTTTATTAAAAGGTGATGCTTTCAATACTATTTCTTCGTTTTGCTGTGCTGCGATAGGAGCCGCTGTATTTGGTGTAGGCACAAAGTCCATCTTCGATTCGCCTTTTCTTCAAATGTCACAGAATGCTTTCAAATCATCATTCAAATTAAATCTCAAATTCTCTCTCGGACATTTGTGTAATCCTCTGTTTAATTTGCTGGGCATATCGATGTTTAAAGACTTCGAGGATCTTATCATTAATGCAATTAAAAGAGTGATACGTGAGCGGGAAGCTGATAACGTGAAGAGACACGACTTTGCTGATGTGTGTGTGTCCTTGAAAAATGCGGGAACAATGGTGGATAAGGATTCAAATGAACAATTAGAACCTACAGATGAACTATTGGCAGCTCAAGCTTTCTTCTTCTACACAGCTGGCGTGGAACCTATTGCTACTGTTATATTCAATAGTCTATTGGAATTAGGTAGACATCCAGAATATTTAGCTAAAGTTCACAATGAGATAGACGAAGCATTCAAACTACATGGTTCGATGAATTATGATGCCATAGGTAGTATGAAAGTGCTGGACATGGTTGTGAATGAATCAATGAGAATTCACACACCCGTGGGCTATGTGACGAGAAAATGCGTGAAGGATACTGTTCTTCCAATTGGCAATATTAAAATCGACAAGGGAACTAAGATTTTCGTACCAATATTTGAGCTACACCATGATGCTAAATATTATCCTGACCCAGAAGTTTTCGACCCAGAAAGGTTCTCTGCTGAAAATAAGCACAAAATAGCTGATATAACCTATTTGCCTTTTGGGAGGGGGAATAGAGTATGTCTAGGAGCAAGATATGGTATTCTGCAGTTGAAGGCCGGCTTAGTACATTTACTACGAAATTTCACAGTAAAGACAATCATTCTGGAAGAAGGGATGAAGTACAGTCAACAGCAGTTTCAAGTTAGATTGAGTAATTTCGATCTAGAGTTTATACCAAGGAATAATGCTTGA
- the LOC123692424 gene encoding cadherin-23, protein MAEIIFQRRKPALICEPNPLIILLVLAIAQLCMSQEINRAPHFVPQTGDMSQFSVAEDTAVGTPVYQLKGIDPENSRLTYSISGQYFSVDSNTGVVTLAKSLDREEQATLEVIISITDEGLSNTEPNTVSLRRVIPVRDVNDNPPVFHNRPYIVNISEATPVDSEIEVSPKILITDLDEGENANIRVSCSTKDRGSDAEACSTFRIVTDMISPNEYQARIYLAKPLDYESRTAYVITLAALDQSARPLRATASVAVGVRDVQDQPPVFVNSPYSPTVPENTSPDTSILEIVAKDGDTANPRPVLLTLEGDTQSYFKLLPERAIGRAVLTTTNNPIDRESDIIVQNGGVYTFNVKATELINNEVPSDFTVIPVTVIVTDVDDHVPIFNKDTFDISIPENIDNGSPIPGLSIYVEDIDLGQNSKYDLKLRNVFNSEGVFALTNEHGEGRTPISVKVKDSSKLDYDVDDEEKRLFSFDIVTSLHDQELSSARVNVKLLDVNDNAPVFDEQQYKLNVLENATVGTKIGDIIATDKDYGIFGEIEYTLSGFGANFFKTDKNKGGIYVARELDYESQKSYSLTLFAKDGGGKGSTTSVFIDVLDVNDNVPIFEASEYSRTIRDGATSFEPQLVIRATDIDGPTQGEGRIRYSLESDNSIAHKGQVFTIDEHTGELDIVQKVETMDTPRGQYELVVRATDYGIPPLFNETRVFIRVGVPGNQRPTFKGNYHHYKYTVNQKNDVTDDFTFDLNPMNYKANIREDAKPGDNVTMVVANDPDGLDDLLTYHILTGSKDNFVINEKTGLITVSSDANLDRDLNTDRYEIIVSAVDSGRPAPETATTTVFVHISDVNNKPPVFNITQATTYISERTPINETVTKIIAHDTDLTAKLKYSIIDPIKAFSKAGVQLKPNANYDYKNIFRIDEDTGDIFVNGTLDYSQVSIVILTIKVVDVNAELNKEQFATTEHTIYIQPYADDNPRFMNPGWTNSNPLIYHKIKEEQPIGSTVLVLMAEDPISNSKVTNFKVVDSETGLLQVDPFSGQVVLTRHLDYEELKSPNLTLTVQAIGSDESKHSTAKVVIEVMNINDNAPVFEKELYKVSVLESILYPEAVVTVKANDKDAVLTKQDELNGYSDVRYMLRGENTELFVINNKTGEIQVAPNKSLDRERQSVLRLEVEAVDGPSSTDRLRSTTAVLIDVLDVDDNSPTFEKTVYTAVVPENVPIGISVVKLLATDPDEGLGGEIKYEFLDEGEANGLFTIDQTTGEVKTQKELTGRGRTDPYRLLVGATDGGGHSGDASLAIYIGDVSANDGVPRFIRPAEGEDLYVSENATIGSMVYQVVASDPDDPTQPAGQISYRIQRTEDASVFSIDPDSGTITTRQPLDRERKAAYTLVLVAQDGGSPSQQRTRIVTVRVTDVDDHKPHFARHLDAPPVLMTTKEEVPIGSVIGKIKAIDEDIGENAAIDYRITAGNELEYVQLQRTNDSEALIIAAARLDRETMSRILLTIQCFKLGTNPRFSKTYNRLDPSEIQIAIKILDIDDHLPQFDTTNVTIGVRLNVALGTTIALVKAIDKDPDALPIDYKIVNMSFESPIKSKSLNNVTDVIVVNDTTGELRIMMNLIHYADGIFRLTVRANNSDDPERFSDLHVEVVVVRERDLLRLVLPSGRARLSALKESISKVLELKKLKLQVHDSTHDAFNDNMGPCFQFRTMEGAALTPQAMKATIRSLGAQFQLVLQQHAVRNITACGAPRPAHSLPQRALLALAAALPPAALLALLALTCMHSAAKRRMRASLLACREAPTTISQPTRLYAEPLYST, encoded by the exons ATGGCAGAAATAATCTTCCAAAGACGAAAGCCCGCGCTTATCTGTGAGCCAAACCCGCTCATAATCCTGCTAGTCCTGGCAATTGCTCAACTATGTATGTCCCAAGAGATCAACAGGGCCCCGCATTTTGTGCCCCAGACCGGGGACATGTCCCAGTTTAGTGTAGCTGAAGATACGGCGGTGGGGACGCctgtttatcaattaaaag GAATCGATCCAGAGAACAGTCGGCTAACATATTCCATATCTGGCCAATACTTCAGTGTTGACTCCAACACGGGTGTGGTCACGTTGGCGAAGAGCTTAGATAGAGAGGAACAAGCGACTCTGGAAGTCATTATTAGTATAACAG ATGAAGGCTTATCAAACACAGAACCAAACACAGTGTCCCTACGTCGTGTGATACCAGTCCGGGATGTGAATGATAACCCGCCTGTGTTCCACAATAGACCGTACATCGTTAACATAAGTGAGGCTACTCCCGTTGATAGTGAGATTGAG gtgTCTCCAAAGATATTGATAACGGATCTCGATGAAGGTGAAAATGCGAATATTCGAGTTTCTTGTTCTACTAAGGACAGGGGAAGCGATGCTGAGGCTTGCTCGACGTTCAGAATTGTTACTGACATg ATATCACCAAACGAGTACCAAGCGCGTATCTACCTAGCCAAGCCTCTCGACTACGAAAGCCGTACAGCATACGTCATAACGCTCGCAGCGCTCGACCAGAGCGCACGTCCGCTGCGGGCGACTGCGAGCGTTGCGGTCGGGGTACGGGATGTACAGGACCAGCCGCCCGTGTTTGTAAATTCACCGTATTCGCCCACTGTGCCTGAGAATACTAGTCCT gATACAAGTATTCTAGAAATAGTAGCTAAAGACGGCGACACAGCAAACCCTCGACCAGTTTTATTGACCCTTGAAGGTGATACGCAATCCTACTTCAAGTTATTGCCCGAAAGAGCAATTGGTCGTGCTGTACTGACTACAACGAATAACCCGATTGACAGAGAAAGCGATATTATAGTGCAAAATGGTGGAGTTTATACTTTTAATGTTAAG GCCACAGAACTAATAAATAACGAAGTGCCATCAGATTTCACAGTAATTCCAGTTACCGTCATAGTTACCGATGTCGATGATCATGTAccgatttttaataaagatactTTTGACATATCGATACCGGAAAATATCGATAATGGCAGCCCAATACCCGGCTTATCGATATACGTTGAAGACATTGATTTAGGGCAAAATAGTAAATACGATTTGAAACTACGCAATGTGTTTAATTCAGAAGGTGTGTTCGCTTTAACTAATGAACACGGTGAAGGAAGAACACCGATTAGTGTTAAAGTTAAAGATTCGTCCAAACTAGATTATGATGTCGATGATGAAGAAAAAAGGCTATTTAGTTTCGATATAGTTACATCACTACACGATCAAGAATTATCATCAGCTAGAGTTAATGTAAAGTTATTAGATGTCAATGATAATGCACCAGTATTTGACGAACAACAATACAAACTGAATGTACTAGAAAACGCTACAGTTGGTACCAAAATTGGCGACATTATTGCAACAGATAAAGATTATGGTATATTCGGTGAGATTGAATATACTTTAAGCGGTTTTGGTGCGAATTTCTTCAAAACAGATAAGAATAAAGGTGGTATTTACGTGGCAAGAGAGCTAGATTATGAAAGTCAAAAGAGTTACAGTTTAACGTTATTTGCTAAAGATGGAGGGGGTAAAGGATCAACTACTAGTGTGTTTATTGATGTGTTAGATGTAAATGACAATGTTCCGATTTTTGAGGCGTCTGAATACAGTCGAACGATACGAGATGGCGCCACCAGCTTCGAACCGCAATTGGTTATTCGA gcaACCGACATAGACGGACCAACTCAAGGCGAGGGACGTATTCGCTACTCTCTCGAATCAGACAACAGTATAGCTCACAAGGGACAAGTGTTCACAATCGACGAGCACACCGGGGAACTGGATATAGTGCAGAAAGTGGAAACTATGGATACACCTCGAGGGCAATATGAACTGGTTGTTAGAGCTACTGATTATG GTATCCCACCACTTTTCAATGAAACTCGCGTATTTATTCGCGTAGGAGTACCCGGGAACCAACGGCCTACATTCAAAGGCAACTACCACCATTACAAATACACAGTGAACCAAAAGAACGATGTCACTGATGATTTTACTTTCGACCTTAATCCTATGAACTATAAGGCCAATATTAGAGAAGACGCAAAACCGGGAGATAACGTTACTATGGTTGTAGCTAATGATCCAGATGGATTGGATGATTTATTAACGTATCATATATTAACTGGTTCTAAGgacaattttgttataaatgagaa AACGGGTCTCATAACAGTATCAAGCGATGCAAACTTAGATCGCGATCTAAACACCGATCGATACGAAATAATAGTCTCTGCTGTTGATAGCGGACGACCTGCACCAGAAACAGCAACTACGACCGTCTTCGTTCATATATCAGACGTTAATAATAAACCCCCAGTGTTCAACATCACACAAGCGACCACATACATATCAGAAAGAACACCTATCAATGAAACTGTAACGAAAATTATCGCACACGACACAGACTTGACGGCTAAGCTGAAATACTCTATAATAGACCCCATTAAAGCGTTTTCTAAAGCCGGCGTACAATTGAAACCAAACGCTAACTATGATTATAAGAATATCTTTCGTATAGATGAAGACACTGGAGATATATTTGTTAATGGAACTTTAGATTATAGTCAAGTATCGATTGTAATACTTACTATTAAAGTAGTCGATGTTAATGCAGAATTGAATAAAGAACAATTCGCAACAACAGAACatactatttatatacaaCCTTACGCTGATGATAATCCAAGGTTTATGAATCCTGGTTGGACAAATTCCAATCCATTGATTTACCACAAAATTAAAGAAGAACAGCCTATTGGTAGTACTGTGTTAGTTCTAATGGCTGAAGACCCTATATCAAACTCTAAAGTGACAAATTTCAAAGTAGTTGATTCAGAAACTGGTCTGTTACAAGTAGATCCTTTCAGTGGTCAAGTTGTGTTAACAAGACATCTAGATTATGAAGAACTAAAGAGTCCTAATTTAACATTAACCGTACAAGCGATAGGTAGTGATGAAAGTAAGCATAGTACAGCGAAAGTTGTTATTGAAGTGATGAATATTAATGATAATGCTCCAGTGTTCGAGAAAGAG TTATACAAAGTCAGCGTATTAGAATCAATTCTGTATCCCGAAGCAGTAGTTACTGTTAAAGCGAATGATAAAGACGCAGTGTTAACTAAACAAGATGAGCTAAATGGGTATTCTGATGTTCGATACATGTTGAGAGGAGAAAACACTGAGCTGTTTGTGATTAATAACAAAACAGGGGAAATACAG GTGGCTCCAAACAAATCTCTAGACCGTGAGCGTCAATCGGTCCTCCGTCTAGAAGTGGAAGCTGTAGATGGACCATCATCTACAGATAGACTGCGGTCCACCACTGCAGTATTGATTGACGTACTTGATGTGGATGATAACTCGCCGACTTTCGAGAAAACTGTTTATACCG CTGTGGTTCCTGAAAATGTTCCAATTGGCATCAGCGTTGTTAAGTTGCTGGCTACCGACCCTGATGAAGGTTTAGGAGgcgaaattaaatatgaatttctTGATGAGGGTGAAGCGAATG GTTTATTCACAATCGATCAAACAACTGGAGAAGTGAAAACTCAAAAGGAACTCACGGGTAGGGGTCGAACTGATCCCTATCGGCTGTTAGTTGGTGCCACGGATGGTGGAGGACATTCAGGGGATGCTTCCCTTGCGATTTATATAGGGGATGTTAGCGCTAATGATGGAGTACCTAGGTTCATACGACCAGCGGAAGGCGAGGATTTGTATGTTAGCGag AATGCAACAATAGGCTCTATGGTATATCAAGTAGTGGCCAGTGACCCCGATGATCCGACGCAACCAGCCGGGCAAATATCTTACCGCATACAACGGACTGAAGATGCGTCTGTTTTTTCTATCG ACCCAGACTCCGGTACTATAACGACACGGCAACCACTAGACCGCGAACGTAAAGCAGCATACACACTAGTGCTCGTCGCACAAGATGGCGGCTCCCCGTCACAACAGCGCACGCGCATTGTAACCGTGCGTGTCACTGATGTGGATGACCATAAACCGCATTTTGCTAGACACCTG gaTGCCCCGCCAGTATTAATGACCACGAAAGAAGAAGTTCCCATTGGCTCTGTTATTGGTAAAATTAAAGCAATTGATGAGGATATCGGAGAAAATGCGGCTATAGACTATCGTATTACTG ctgGCAATGAGCTAGAATACGTACAGTTACAAAGGACCAATGATAGTGAAGCTTTAATAATAGCAGCAGCACGATTGGACAGAGAGACAATGTCGAGAATATTGTTGACGATACAGTGCTTTAAATTGGGTACCAACCCGAGGTTCAGTAAAACTTACAATAGATTG GACCCATCAGAAATCCAAATAGCCATTAAAATTCTCGACATAGATGACCACCTTCCGCAATTTGATACAACCAACGTAACCATAGGTGTCAGACTAAACGTAGCTTTAGGAACCACTATCGCACTAGTCAAAGCTATAGACAAGGATCCAGATGCATTGCCCATAGACTATAAGATAGTTAACATGAGTTTCGAATCGCCTATAAAGTCGAAATCTTTGAATAATGTAACTGATGTAATTGTGGTTAATGATACGACAGGAGAACTGAGGATTATGATGAATCTTATACATTACGCTGATGGGATATTCAG ATTAACAGTACGAGCAAATAATTCTGATGATCCAGAAAGATTTAGCGATCTACACGTTGAG GTGGTAGTAGTACGTGAGAGAGATCTATTAAGGCTAGTGTTGCCGAGTGGTCGCGCTCGTTTATCCGCGCTCAAGGAAAGCATATCGAAAGTACTGGAATTGAAAAAACTTAAGCTACAAGTGCATGACTCTACACATGACGCTTTTAACGATAATATGGG GCCGTGCTTCCAGTTCCGCACGATGGAGGGCGCGGCGCTGACGCCGCAAGCGATGAAGGCGACGATCCGGTCGCTGGGCGCGCAGTTCCAGCTGGTGCTGCAGCAGCACGCCGTGCGCAACATCACCGCGTGCGGCGCGCCCCGCCCCGCGCACTCGCTGCCGCAGCGCGCCCTGCTCGCGCTCGCCGCCGCGCTGCCGCCCGCCGCGCTGCTCGCGCTGCTGGCGCTCACCTGCATGCACTCCGCCG CGAAACGGCGCATGCGTGCTTCGTTGCTGGCCTGCCGGGAAGCCCCTACCACCATTTCCCAACCGACAAGACTTTACGCCGAACCATTATATTCTACATGA
- the LOC123692517 gene encoding uncharacterized protein LOC123692517 has translation MSSESSSSKQFGLYRTIDARTEEFLKLSRKRQMRQGCLCAAISTAITVTVVIIVLLIYENLIIVESNAVQNLKSKYKLVKDQPIADRLDRSYFGFDQDYFERMPLLVNALQENSYIDPTAETSVPATIMRKKQRSQTLSQITRSQTMYKSVRKTTPKPFSYEYRSPNPTPFSKNFNSRSWVESYRNAQRLKNLNQVIKYLEKTLNAKFGDVSEPSTAQIAFSGVYVAPIEKKKSTHQDNISYEAQGSRKVEYQSNHVSDPLFVFKPDSPGDINLLAEGYRFSPLLTSHQTSNKYRPMFRPVTQHKRKCLGVTCNKMSDSQNVDAIDFTGIHANKYDKPRAFGVMLDLYPIKSTSSYEDLDPKSTSAIDHIYITTSRPQFQFKKKSNNSKDRRTSFKPRRPKILANRNIELTTTQAPNFETTKVPQQRVVHFNVYSVRTNPSYPNEQNIYTSTSTSTTTTPQIPYEPYYDHNLYDVQLPVLNTSFVEDYHAGSSGVIPVEYTPPPPVYQYTTPTIPQFDSTYSSTESYVTNPPEIFKFSPEDAKVPDEYLNLNMRKSDISMMSESDIETRNGEDYTKAYTESDNDSTQLIDDNEDSKMLVIKLKNVLQTTTDAPVTEFYTDTTTEIQPTETTEKEEDTYVPTINGHYRSMKRKTLNILFNENSEKYRKKRLETSISFQRSTYVPMYVEIKRNRTNTSIEND, from the coding sequence ATAGTTCTACTTATCTACGAGAATCTGATTATAGTAGAATCTAATGCAGTACAAAATCTCAAGTCTAAATATAAGCTTGTTAAAGATCAACCAATTGCTGACAGACTTGATAGGAGCTATTTCGGCTTTGATCAAGATTACTTTGAGAGAATGCCATTACTTGTTAATGCTTTGCAAGAAAATAGTTATATAGATCCAACAGCAGAAACCTCTGTTCCTGCGACCATTATGAGGAAGAAGCAACGCTCTCAAACCCTTAGCCAAATTACAAGATCACAAACAATGTACAAATCAGTACGAAAAACAACACCTAAACCATTTTCGTACGAATACAGAAGTCCTAACCCGACACCGTTCAGTAAGAATTTTAATTCCAGGAGTTGGGTGGAAAGTTACCGCAACGCtcaaagattaaaaaatcttaatcaAGTCATAAAGTATCTTGAAAAAACTTTAAATGCCAAGTTTGGGGATGTCAGCGAACCGTCAACCGCTCAAATAGCATTTTCTGGTGTTTATGTTGCACCAATTGAAAAGAAGAAATCTACACACCAAGATAATATTAGTTATGAAGCACAAGGGTCTAGGAAAGTTGAATATCAATCTAATCATGTTTCGGATccattatttgtatttaaaccAGATAGTCCAGGcgatataaatttactagcagAAGGCTACAGGTTCTCACCTTTACTGACATCACACCAGACAAGTAATAAATACAGACCAATGTTTAGACCCGTAACTCAACacaaaagaaaatgtttaGGAGTtacttgtaataaaatgtCTGATTCTCAAAATGTCGATGCAATTGATTTTACTGGAATTCATGCGAACAAATATGATAAACCAAGAGCATTCGGGGTAATGCTCGATTTGTATCCTATAAAATCAACAAGTTCATACGAAGACTTAGATCCTAAAAGCACTTCGGCTATAGATCACATTTATATTACGACGTCAAGGCCGCAATTTCAGTTTAAAAAGAAATCAAACAATTCAAAGGATAGAAGAACGTCATTCAAGCCTAGAAGACCCAAAATTTTAGCAAATAGAAATATAGAATTAACAACAACACAAGCACCAAATTTTGAGACTACAAAAGTGCCACAACAAAGAGTTGTGCATTTCAATGTATATTCTGTAAGAACAAACCCTTCATATCCAAATGAGCAAAACATATATACAAGTACAAGTACAAGCACAACTACGACTCCCCAAATACCATACGAACCATATTATGACCACAATTTATACGACGTACAACTGCCTGTTTTAAATACATCTTTTGTTGAAGATTATCACGCAGGAAGTTCGGGCGTAATACCGGTTGAATACACTCCTCCTCCTCCTGTTTACCAATATACAACACCTACAATACCACAGTTTGATTCAACGTATTCATCTACAGAATCATATGTAACTAATCCCccagaaattttcaaatttagtCCCGAAGATGCTAAAGTGCCAGAcgaatatttgaatttgaatatgcGGAAATCAGACATAAGTATGATGAGTGAATCAGATATAGAAACGAGAAATGGCGAAGATTACACAAAAGCATACACCGAATCTGACAACGATAGTACACAGCTAATAGATGATAATGAGGATTCCAAAATGCTAGTTATTAAACTAAAGAATGTTTTACAAACAACAACAGACGCACCAGTCACGGAATTCTATACAGATACCACGACAGAGATTCAACCTACAGAAACAACTGAAAAAGAAGAAGACACTTACGTACCAACAATAAACGGACACTACAGGAGTATGAAACgcaaaacattaaacatattgTTTAATGAGAATTCAGAAAAATACAGGAAGAAAAGGCTTGAAACGTCGATCAGTTTTCAACGGTCAACTTATGTTCCTATGTATGTAGAAATAAAAAGGAATCGAACTAATACATCTATTGAAAATGACTAA